From the genome of Papaver somniferum cultivar HN1 chromosome 2, ASM357369v1, whole genome shotgun sequence, one region includes:
- the LOC113350936 gene encoding transcription factor MYB30-like, translating to MGRPPCCDKVLGIKKGPWTPEEDLILASYIEGHGPGNWRSVPTNAGLSRCSKSCRLRWTNYLRPGIKRGNFTELEENNIITLQRLWGNKWAAIASNLPQRTDNDINNYWNANRKKKLKNKFRSHHLGSSSTSLQFLNKNCRTLSHDRISNLEYHHLSIHQNSALNKFISTITSSSTSTPSSTTYASSTENISRLLEDCVKNSPNKFSSGALKLKTTQTEEKVLPSGSNNSDNNNPNNGNNNPPFSLLEKWLLDEATVQVLEEDQMEIYPKF from the exons ATGGGAAGACCTCCTTGTTGTGATAAAGTACTTGGTATCAAGAAAGGACCTTGGACTCCTGAAGAAGATCTAATTTTAGCATCTTACATCGAAGGACATGGACCAGGGAATTGGAGATCAGTTCCAACTAATGCAG GTTTGTCAAGGTGCAGCAAAAGTTGCAGGCTGAGATGGACTAATTACTTAAGACCAGGAATCAAGAGAGGAAACTTCACTGAACTTGAAGAAAACAACATAATTACTCTTCAACGTTTATGGGGAAACAA ATGGGCAGCAATAGCTTCAAATCTTCCACAAAGAACAGATAATGATATAAATAATTATTGGAATGCAAATCGAAAGAAAAAACTCAAGAATAAGTTTCGTTCGCATCATCTgggatcatcatcaacaagcctTCAGTTTCTTAACAAAAATTGTAGAACTCTTAGTCATGATAGGATAAGCAACTTAGAATATCATCATTTGAGTATCCATCAAAATTCAGCCCTAAATAAGTTCATTAGTACTATTACTAGTAGTAGTACTAGTACCCCCTCATCTACCACTTATGCTTCAAGCACAGAAAACATTTCAAGACTCTTGGAAGATTGCGTCAAGAATTCTCCTAACAAGTTCAGTAGTGGTGCGCTCAAATTAAAGACCACCCAAACAGAAGAAAAAGTACTACCCAGTGGCAGCAATAACTCCGATAACAACAACCCCAACAATGGTAACAATAACC CTCCATTTTCTTTACTAGAGAAGTGGCTCCTGGATGAAGCAACTGTCCAAGTTCTTGAGGAAGATCAAATGGAGATCTATccaaaattttga
- the LOC113350937 gene encoding pre-mRNA-splicing factor SLU7-A-like, whose amino-acid sequence MATASMAFKSREDHRKQLELEEARKAGLAPAEVDEDGKEINPHISQYMSSAPWYLNAERPSLKHQRKWKQDPNYTDKWYERGAKIFQADKYRKGACQNCGAMTHDAKSCMERPRKKGAIHTNMYIAPDEKIETFELDYDGIKKDDMEEQKHFQEQNYMFAYLNKRLEDEVKKIQTLHRYKSNMGNCWTGSRPYA is encoded by the exons ATGGCAACTGCATCGATGGCTTTTAAGTCCAGGGAGGATCATCGGAAACAGTTAGAATTAGAAGAAGCTCGTAAAGCTGGTCTTGCACCCGCTGAGGTTGATGAAGATGGAAAAGAAATCAATCCTCATATTTCGCAGTATATGTCATCTGCACCTTGGTATCTCAATGCTGAGAGACCGAGTTTGAAACATCAAAGGAAATGGAAACAAGATCCGAATTACACCGATAAATGGTATGAAAGGGGTGCAAAGATATTTCAGGCCGACAAGTACAGGAAAGGCGCTTGCCAAAATTGTGGGGCTATGACACATGATGCCAAGTCATGCATGGAAAGGCCTCGGAAGAAGGGAGCAATACATACAAACATGTACATTGCGCCTGATGAAAAGATTGAAACATTTGAATTGGATTATGATG GCATCAAGAAAGACGATATGGAGGAACAAAAGCATTTTCAAGAACAAAATTACATGTTTGCTTATCTCAACAAGAGG ctggaagatgaagttaagaaaATCCAAACCCTCCACAGGTATAAGAGCAATATGGGGAACTGTTGGACAGGGTCAAGACCCTATGCTTGA
- the LOC113350938 gene encoding myb-related protein 306-like gives MGRPPCCDKVLGIKKGPWTPEEDLILASYIEGHGPGNWRSVPTNAGLSRCSKSCRLRWTNYLRPGIKRGNFTELEENNIITLQRLWGNKWAAIASNLPQRTDNDINNYWNAHRKKKLKNKFRSHHLGSSSTSLQFLNKNFTSSSTSTPSSTTYASSTENISRLLEDCVKNSPNKFSSGALKLKTTQTEEKVLPSGSNNSDNNNPNNGNNNPYNYDELLIKKFEVQDTCNSDDYVISNEADYFESLFPFESTSIGCWEQKSSSDSSTTIHDSTSPSPEEPQTTTITTTAATPTEDRVNSISGSDHQGMIVDDQNQRPPFSLLEKWLLDEATVQVLEEDQMEIYPKF, from the exons ATGGGAAGACCTCCTTGTTGTGATAAAGTACTTGGTATCAAGAAAGGACCTTGGACTCCTGAAGAAGATCTAATTTTAGCATCTTACATCGAAGGACATGGACCAGGGAATTGGAGATCAGTTCCAACTAATGCAG GTTTGTCAAGGTGCAGCAAAAGTTGCAGGCTGAGATGGACTAATTACTTAAGACCAGGAATCAAGAGAGGAAACTTCACTGAACTTGAAGAGAACAACATAATTACTCTTCAACGTTTATGGGGAAACAA ATGGGCAGCAATAGCTTCAAATCTTCCACAAAGAACAGATAATGATATAAATAATTATTGGAATGCACATCGAAAGAAAAAACTCAAGAATAAGTTTCGTTCGCATCATCTgggatcatcatcaacaagcctTCAGTTTCTAAACAAAAATT TTACTAGTAGTAGTACTAGTACCCCCTCATCTACCACTTATGCTTCAAGCACAGAAAACATTTCAAGACTCTTGGAAGATTGCGTCAAGAATTCTCCTAACAAGTTCAGTAGTGGTGCGCTCAAATTAAAGACCACCCAAACAGAAGAAAAAGTACTACCCAGTGGCAGCAATAACTCCGATAACAACAACCCCAACAATGGTAACAATAACCCTTATAATTATGATGAGCTACTTATTAAGAAATTTGAAGTGCAAGATACCTGTAATAGCGATGATTATGTTATCTCTAATGAGGCAGATTACTTTGAATCTCTTTTCCCATTTGAGAGTACTAGTATTGGCTGTTGGGAGCAGAAATCTTCTTCAGACTCATCGACTACAATTCATGACTCGACATCGCCATCCCCAGAGGAACCTCAAACCACTACCATTACTACTACAGCTGCTACCCCAACTGAAGATAGGGTAAATTCGATCTCGGGTAGTGATCACCAAGGGATGATTGTAGATGATCAAAACCAACGTCCTCCATTTTCTTTACTAGAGAAGTGGCTCCTGGATGAAGCAACTGTCCAAGTTCTTGAGGAAGATCAAATGGAGATCTATccaaaattttga